A section of the Leptotrichia sp. HSP-342 genome encodes:
- a CDS encoding ROK family protein — protein MAIIAAVEAGGTKFICGLGTEDGKIIDRVSIPTTTPEETMAQVIEYFKDKEFDVMGVGSFGPIDPVKGSKTYGYITKTPKPYWSDYDLIGELKKHYDVPMEFDTDVNGAALAESWWGAGENLKNVMYITVGTGIGAGAVVDGKMLQGLTHPEMGHIFLKRHKDDKFEGRCPFHKDCMEGMAAGPAIEDRWGKKGFELADRDEVWDMEAYYLAQAVVNYTLILSPQKIIMGGGVMKQQQLFPLIRKYVLEFLNGYVQKEEILEKIKDYVVYPGLGDEAGFIGSIALGKIALENSKK, from the coding sequence ATGGCAATTATTGCAGCAGTTGAAGCTGGGGGAACAAAATTTATCTGTGGATTGGGAACTGAAGATGGGAAAATCATTGATAGAGTAAGTATTCCAACTACAACTCCTGAAGAAACAATGGCACAAGTTATTGAATATTTTAAAGACAAGGAATTTGATGTAATGGGTGTTGGGAGTTTTGGACCGATTGATCCTGTAAAAGGCTCTAAAACTTACGGATATATTACAAAAACTCCAAAACCTTACTGGAGCGATTATGATTTGATAGGAGAGTTGAAAAAACATTATGATGTTCCGATGGAATTTGATACAGATGTAAATGGAGCGGCGCTTGCGGAAAGCTGGTGGGGTGCTGGAGAAAATTTGAAAAATGTTATGTACATTACTGTTGGAACTGGAATTGGGGCTGGAGCAGTTGTTGATGGGAAAATGCTTCAAGGTTTGACTCACCCTGAAATGGGACACATATTCTTGAAAAGACATAAAGATGATAAATTCGAAGGAAGATGCCCTTTCCATAAGGATTGTATGGAAGGAATGGCAGCAGGGCCTGCAATAGAAGATAGATGGGGAAAAAAAGGATTTGAACTTGCTGATAGAGATGAAGTTTGGGACATGGAAGCATATTACTTGGCTCAGGCTGTTGTGAATTACACTTTAATTTTATCGCCACAAAAAATAATTATGGGTGGAGGAGTTATGAAACAGCAGCAATTGTTCCCATTAATTAGAAAATATGTACTGGAATTTTTAAACGGTTATGTTCAAAAAGAGGAAATTTTAGAAAAAATTAAAGATTATGTTGTTTATCCAGGGCTTGGAGATGAAGCTGGATTTATCGGATCGATTGCATTGGGAAAAATTGCATTGGAAAACAGTAAAAAATAA